The genomic DNA GGATATTTGTCGCCCGTGATGCGGTACTTTCCGCCCAGGCCGGGGGGAGTGAGCATGCTCATGGGCGCAGCGTAGTGCGACCCGGTGAAGATGCGTACTAAATGATCAACCGATGGCACCCGTCCGTGTGCGAATGCACCCGAAAGCACCCGATGGGTGCCGTTCGTCAGCCGAGTTCGAGGACCCGGGCGTGCAGCACCTGGCGTTGCTGGAGCGCCGCGCGGACCGCGCGGTGGAGCCCGTCCTCCAGATAGAGGTCGCCCTGCCACTTCACGACATGGGCGAACAGGTCGCCGTAGAACGTGGAGTCCTCGGCGAGGAGGGTTTCGAGGTCCAGCTGACCCTTGGTCGTCACCAGCTGGTCGAGGCGGACCGGGCGCGGCGCGACATCCGCCCACTGCCGGGTGCTTTCCCGGCCGTGGTCGGGATAAGGCCGCCCATTTCCGATGCGCTTGAAGATCACACGGAAAGCCTACCGGCCAAGAGGCTCCGGGCGCAGCTATGGAGCGGTACTGCGATGCTGGCCAGAGCGTCATAAATGCAGACATTCCGGAATAGAGGCCGTGATGAGTGGCAGCGACAGCACGGGCGGGAGCGCGGAATCGGGCATCGGGGACGGCGCTGGAGCGGG from Streptomyces sp. NBC_01707 includes the following:
- a CDS encoding type II toxin-antitoxin system VapB family antitoxin — encoded protein: MIFKRIGNGRPYPDHGRESTRQWADVAPRPVRLDQLVTTKGQLDLETLLAEDSTFYGDLFAHVVKWQGDLYLEDGLHRAVRAALQQRQVLHARVLELG